The Vibrio kanaloae genome has a window encoding:
- a CDS encoding sporulation protein, whose protein sequence is MFKKLKASLGIGAAKVDTVLDNIEVFQGGELSGNVHIIGGDVEQQIDRINLVLNTEVKVETEDSTSYETFSLSSIRAVESFVIQPGETKLVPFRLKLNDETPVTALNAQMNQCHVWVETNLDIGFAIDPKDRDFISVHPLPTVAKIIQGVEASGMAMVKADVEKGFLKGNSFASRSGCYQEIEFRSGGFMNNKEIELSFIVEGSMVHCLAEIDRSMSFRGDQYISFSLPANTADSDIRNAVSRIMSA, encoded by the coding sequence ATGTTTAAGAAATTAAAAGCATCGTTGGGCATCGGTGCAGCAAAGGTTGATACCGTCTTAGATAATATTGAAGTTTTCCAAGGTGGCGAGTTGTCTGGCAATGTTCATATCATTGGTGGCGACGTTGAGCAACAAATCGACCGGATCAACTTGGTTCTCAATACAGAAGTAAAAGTCGAAACCGAAGATAGCACCAGTTACGAAACCTTTTCACTGAGTAGTATTCGAGCTGTAGAGTCTTTCGTTATTCAACCGGGTGAAACCAAGTTGGTCCCATTCCGCCTTAAGTTAAATGATGAAACACCAGTGACTGCGTTGAACGCACAAATGAACCAATGCCATGTGTGGGTTGAAACAAACCTAGATATCGGCTTTGCGATTGACCCTAAAGATCGCGATTTTATCTCCGTTCATCCACTGCCAACAGTCGCTAAAATCATTCAAGGTGTTGAAGCATCGGGCATGGCCATGGTGAAAGCAGACGTAGAGAAGGGCTTCTTAAAAGGCAACAGCTTTGCTTCGCGTTCGGGCTGTTACCAAGAGATTGAATTTCGCAGCGGCGGTTTTATGAATAACAAAGAGATCGAGCTGTCATTCATCGTAGAAGGTTCAATGGTTCACTGCCTAGCAGAAATCGACCGTTCAATGAGTTTCCGTGGCGACCAATACATCTCATTCAGCTTGCCTGCAAACACGGCTGATTCAGACATTCGCAATGCAGTCTCACGAATTATGAGTGCGTAG
- the hutC gene encoding histidine utilization repressor, translating to MSKAPLYLQIKQFIDEKITSGYWPVGYQITTELELTEQFNVSRMTVNKAIRDLVSEGKLIRKPRLGTFVCEPNEKAQSPLLDINNIAQEIKDRGQKYTSKVIKHESSKADESTATRLGVMIHEEVFYSEIIHFADGSPIQLEARWVNSLAAPKYLEQDFSTSTPNEYLSKSCPLSAIEHTVEAIIPDSKVRTSLKLLESEPCLLLNRRTWSKERLISFALLYHPGSKYKLSSKIILD from the coding sequence ATGTCAAAAGCACCGCTCTACCTGCAAATAAAACAATTCATAGACGAGAAAATCACTAGCGGTTATTGGCCAGTTGGTTATCAGATCACCACCGAACTTGAACTCACAGAACAGTTTAATGTGAGTAGAATGACAGTTAATAAAGCCATTCGAGACCTCGTTTCTGAAGGGAAATTAATCAGAAAACCAAGGCTGGGAACTTTTGTTTGTGAGCCAAATGAAAAAGCCCAATCTCCCTTGCTTGATATCAATAACATCGCGCAAGAGATCAAAGATCGAGGCCAAAAGTATACAAGCAAAGTCATCAAACACGAAAGCAGCAAGGCCGATGAAAGCACCGCCACACGGTTAGGTGTTATGATTCACGAAGAAGTTTTTTATAGTGAAATCATACATTTTGCAGATGGATCACCAATTCAGCTAGAGGCTCGATGGGTTAACTCTCTAGCCGCGCCTAAATACCTTGAACAGGATTTTTCGACATCAACACCTAATGAATACCTTTCAAAAAGTTGCCCATTGAGTGCTATTGAGCATACTGTTGAAGCCATTATTCCAGACTCAAAAGTTAGAACTTCGCTCAAACTTCTAGAATCAGAACCTTGCCTTCTTTTGAATCGAAGAACATGGAGCAAAGAGCGTCTAATCAGCTTTGCATTGCTCTACCATCCTGGTTCTAAGTACAAATTAAGCTCCAAGATAATTCTAGATTAA
- the hutI gene encoding imidazolonepropionase gives MNLILKNARVVSMSSGADGYQPSSPQDIVIENGKIVSISCSNNEALASELQQISVDSSLGYITYDCKNKLVTPGLIDCHTHLIFAGNRANEFEQRLNGVSYTDIAKQGGGILATVTATRAAQESELVEMALPRLDGLLRSGVTSIEVKSGYGLTLDDELKMLRAAKALENHRRIKITTTLLAAHAVPPEYKEQPDSYIDLVCQEIIPKAAEQGLADAVDVFCESIGFNLEQTERVFAAAKEHGLAIKGHTEQLSNMGGSALAAKYGALSVDHVEYLDEAGVKALAKSGTAATLLPGAFYFLKETQQPPIALLRKHNIPMAIATDLNPGTSPFADLTLMMNMSCTLFGTTPEEALRGVTCHAASAIGDSQNKGKIEIGYAADLAIWNIEHPADLSYQVGVPHLHKRIVDGEVCHDSI, from the coding sequence ATGAATTTGATCCTCAAAAACGCACGAGTGGTCTCTATGAGCTCGGGAGCCGATGGTTATCAGCCCTCTTCCCCTCAAGATATCGTTATCGAAAACGGTAAGATCGTGTCCATCTCTTGTTCAAACAACGAGGCGCTTGCTTCTGAGTTACAACAAATCAGTGTTGATAGTTCTTTGGGTTACATCACCTATGATTGCAAGAACAAGCTAGTAACACCTGGGTTAATTGATTGCCACACTCATCTCATATTTGCGGGTAATCGCGCCAACGAGTTTGAGCAGCGTTTGAATGGTGTGTCTTACACCGACATCGCCAAGCAAGGCGGCGGAATTCTGGCGACAGTCACTGCAACACGCGCAGCACAAGAGTCTGAGCTGGTTGAAATGGCGCTACCTAGACTCGATGGTCTCCTAAGAAGTGGCGTAACCAGCATCGAAGTAAAATCGGGCTATGGTTTAACGCTTGATGATGAACTCAAAATGTTACGCGCAGCTAAAGCGTTAGAAAATCATCGCCGTATTAAGATCACCACCACTCTCCTTGCAGCACATGCTGTGCCGCCCGAATATAAAGAACAACCGGATAGTTATATCGATCTGGTTTGCCAAGAGATCATTCCTAAAGCCGCAGAACAAGGGTTAGCCGATGCGGTTGATGTGTTCTGCGAATCTATCGGCTTCAACCTAGAACAAACCGAACGTGTATTTGCAGCAGCCAAAGAGCATGGGCTCGCGATTAAAGGCCACACAGAACAGCTTTCTAATATGGGTGGCAGTGCGCTTGCAGCAAAATACGGCGCACTCTCTGTTGACCATGTTGAGTACCTTGATGAAGCCGGAGTAAAAGCGCTGGCGAAATCAGGCACTGCTGCGACGTTACTACCTGGTGCTTTTTATTTCTTGAAAGAGACCCAACAGCCGCCAATTGCATTACTACGTAAACATAATATCCCTATGGCGATTGCTACCGACTTAAACCCCGGCACTTCCCCTTTTGCCGACCTAACACTAATGATGAACATGAGCTGTACGTTATTTGGAACAACGCCTGAAGAGGCACTGCGCGGTGTGACTTGCCATGCTGCTTCCGCCATCGGCGACTCACAAAACAAAGGTAAAATCGAAATCGGTTATGCCGCAGATTTAGCTATTTGGAATATCGAACATCCAGCCGACCTTAGTTATCAAGTCGGTGTTCCTCATCTGCATAAACGCATCGTTGATGGCGAGGTGTGCCATGACTCAATCTAA
- the hutG gene encoding formimidoylglutamase, translating into MTQSKSNNTQYNATTVHNFEWAGRNDLEDGAMGTRVHQITSQIQNSDLSNEPTKNAIALVGFASDAGVARNKGRVGAKQAPNLIRKALANMAWHNDTHIADLGDVECNDGQLEVSQKQCASVIANALSTNKVITLGGGHEVAWASFQGLAEHLHKAERLHKDQPECKPNIGIVNFDAHFDLREFESDIADVKPSSGTPFNQINDYCHKYQWPFHYACLGVSAASNTKALFNRADQLGVWYEHDRNMTQINQVTQLVKLQKFIAKCDYLYLTIDLDVFPAATAPGVSAPAARGVSYEALAPFLEQIFKHSEKLIIADIAEYNPDYDIDGQTARLAARLCWDIANAMANN; encoded by the coding sequence ATGACTCAATCTAAGTCCAACAACACCCAATATAACGCAACAACCGTACATAACTTTGAGTGGGCGGGACGTAATGATCTCGAAGATGGTGCAATGGGTACGCGTGTTCACCAGATCACTAGCCAAATCCAAAATAGTGATTTAAGTAACGAACCGACTAAGAATGCTATCGCCTTAGTTGGCTTTGCCAGCGATGCTGGAGTGGCAAGAAATAAAGGGCGAGTGGGCGCAAAGCAAGCACCTAATCTTATTCGCAAAGCTCTCGCGAATATGGCTTGGCACAACGACACACACATTGCTGATCTTGGCGATGTTGAATGCAATGATGGTCAATTAGAAGTCAGCCAAAAACAGTGCGCTTCTGTGATTGCCAATGCTCTATCAACTAACAAAGTGATTACTCTTGGCGGTGGTCACGAAGTGGCTTGGGCGTCGTTCCAAGGTCTCGCTGAGCATTTACATAAAGCTGAACGCCTTCACAAAGATCAACCTGAATGCAAACCTAACATAGGCATCGTTAACTTTGATGCTCACTTTGATCTTCGCGAATTCGAAAGCGACATCGCCGACGTTAAACCCAGTTCAGGCACGCCTTTTAACCAGATCAATGATTACTGCCACAAGTATCAGTGGCCGTTTCATTACGCTTGTCTTGGTGTGAGTGCAGCCAGCAATACCAAAGCGCTGTTTAACAGAGCTGACCAACTGGGCGTTTGGTATGAACACGACCGCAACATGACCCAAATAAACCAAGTCACTCAACTGGTTAAGTTACAAAAATTCATCGCTAAGTGTGATTACCTCTATCTCACTATAGACCTAGACGTATTCCCAGCAGCGACAGCACCGGGCGTAAGTGCACCCGCGGCAAGAGGCGTGAGCTATGAAGCACTCGCTCCTTTTTTAGAACAGATTTTCAAACACAGTGAAAAACTCATTATCGCGGACATTGCGGAATACAACCCAGACTATGACATTGATGGCCAAACCGCTCGTTTGGCAGCTCGTTTGTGTTGGGATATCGCCAATGCAATGGCCAACAACTAA
- the hutU gene encoding urocanate hydratase: MTEHNNDPRLDTTREIRAPHGTALRAKSWLTEAPLRMLMNNLDPDVAEHPHALVVYGGIGRAARDWKCYDKIVEVLERLEDDQTLLVQSGKPVGVFPTHKNAPRVLIANSNLVPHWANWEHFNELDKEGLMMYGQMTAGSWIYIGSQGIVQGTYETFVAIAKKHFQGEANGKWVLTGGLGGMGGAQPLAATMAGFSMIAVECDESRIDYRLRTGYVDKKATSLDEAMAMIKESDTPISVGLLGNAADVFPELVERNITPDVVTDQTSAHDPLNGYLPQGWTMEKAAQERLIDEAKVVKAAKQSMAVQVQAMLDLQYRGAATVDYGNNIRQMALEEGVENAFDFPGFVPAYIRPLFCEGIGPFRWAALSGDPEDIYKTDQKVKELIPDNPHLHNWLDMARERIQFQGLPARICWVGLKDRERLGQAFNEMVKNGELKAPVVIGRDHLDSGSVASPNRETEDMMDGSDAVSDWPLLNALLNTAGGATWVSLHHGGGVGMGFSQHSGMVICCDGSEDASQRIARVLHNDPATGVMRHADAGYDIAKQCAKEQKLDLPMLNDELRHL; this comes from the coding sequence ATGACGGAACACAACAATGACCCTCGTCTCGACACGACTCGCGAAATTCGCGCACCGCATGGTACGGCTTTACGTGCTAAATCTTGGTTAACAGAAGCACCACTACGTATGTTGATGAACAACCTAGATCCAGATGTGGCAGAACACCCACATGCTCTGGTTGTGTACGGTGGTATTGGCCGTGCAGCTCGTGATTGGAAATGTTATGACAAGATTGTCGAAGTATTAGAACGTCTAGAAGATGACCAAACTCTACTTGTTCAATCAGGGAAACCTGTAGGCGTATTCCCGACCCACAAAAATGCACCTCGTGTACTGATTGCCAACTCCAACCTTGTTCCACATTGGGCAAACTGGGAACACTTCAACGAGCTCGATAAAGAAGGCTTGATGATGTATGGACAAATGACAGCAGGTAGCTGGATCTACATTGGCTCACAAGGCATTGTTCAAGGTACTTATGAAACGTTTGTTGCTATCGCGAAAAAGCACTTCCAAGGCGAAGCAAATGGTAAGTGGGTTCTAACGGGCGGTCTTGGCGGAATGGGGGGGGCTCAGCCTCTTGCTGCGACAATGGCAGGTTTCTCAATGATTGCGGTTGAGTGTGATGAATCTCGAATCGATTACCGTCTACGCACTGGCTATGTTGACAAGAAAGCCACCAGCTTAGATGAAGCAATGGCTATGATTAAAGAGTCAGACACGCCTATTTCTGTTGGTCTATTAGGTAACGCGGCAGATGTATTTCCAGAACTGGTTGAACGCAATATCACTCCCGATGTGGTTACTGATCAAACCTCTGCCCACGATCCACTGAACGGCTACTTGCCTCAAGGTTGGACGATGGAGAAAGCCGCACAAGAACGTTTGATTGATGAAGCAAAAGTCGTGAAGGCAGCTAAACAATCCATGGCTGTTCAAGTACAAGCAATGCTAGACCTTCAGTACCGCGGTGCTGCGACCGTAGATTACGGTAACAACATTCGCCAAATGGCACTGGAAGAAGGTGTCGAGAATGCATTTGATTTCCCAGGCTTCGTTCCTGCGTATATTCGTCCTCTGTTCTGTGAAGGCATCGGCCCATTCCGTTGGGCTGCCCTTTCTGGCGACCCTGAAGACATCTATAAAACAGACCAAAAAGTAAAAGAACTGATCCCCGATAACCCACATCTGCACAACTGGCTGGATATGGCACGTGAACGCATCCAATTCCAAGGTCTGCCAGCTCGTATCTGTTGGGTTGGCTTAAAAGATCGTGAACGTTTGGGTCAAGCATTCAATGAAATGGTTAAAAATGGCGAACTGAAAGCACCAGTTGTTATCGGTCGTGACCACCTAGACTCAGGTTCAGTCGCAAGTCCTAACCGTGAAACAGAAGACATGATGGATGGATCAGACGCTGTATCAGATTGGCCTCTGCTAAATGCTCTGCTAAATACAGCAGGCGGCGCAACTTGGGTTTCTCTGCACCACGGTGGTGGTGTTGGAATGGGCTTCTCACAACACTCGGGTATGGTGATTTGTTGTGACGGCAGTGAAGATGCATCGCAACGTATTGCTCGTGTACTTCACAATGATCCGGCAACCGGTGTTATGCGTCATGCAGATGCAGGCTACGATATAGCCAAGCAATGTGCTAAAGAACAAAAGCTTGATTTACCTATGCTTAACGACGAACTGCGTCATCTTTAA
- the hutH gene encoding histidine ammonia-lyase — translation MLNLLIKPGQLGLPELRKVSRSPVSLSLDPAAIPDIEASTRVVEQVIAEDRTVYGINTGFGLLANTKIAPEDLEVLQKSIVLSHAAGIGKFMSDETVRLMMVLKINSLSRGYSGIRLKVINALIDLVNAQVYPCVPQKGSVGASGDLAPLAHMSTVLLGEGQARHNGKVVTGLEAMKIAGLEPITLAPKEGLALLNGTQASTAFALEGLFAAEDLFASATVCGAMSVEAALGSRRPFDPRVHRVRGHRGQMDAALAYRHMLDQNSEIGESHTSCEKVQDPYSLRCQPQVMGACLQQIRNSAETLNVEANSVSDNPLVFAEDGDIISGGNFHAEPVAMAADNLALAIAEIGSLSERRMALLIDSALSKLPPFLVDNGGVNSGFMIAQVTSAALASENKTLAHPASIDSLPTSANQEDHVSMATFAGRRLRYMAENTRGILAVEYLAAAQGLDFRAPNLSSPRVEEAKQILREKVSFYDKDRYFSPDIEQANLLLKLSAHNHLMPEGILCSF, via the coding sequence ATGTTGAATTTATTAATTAAACCAGGACAGCTCGGCCTACCTGAACTTCGCAAAGTGAGTCGCAGCCCTGTGAGCTTGTCACTCGATCCAGCAGCAATTCCTGACATTGAAGCAAGTACACGCGTTGTAGAGCAAGTGATTGCAGAAGATCGCACTGTGTATGGCATCAATACAGGCTTTGGCTTGTTGGCAAACACCAAAATTGCGCCTGAAGATCTGGAAGTTCTACAAAAAAGTATCGTACTTTCTCATGCGGCTGGCATAGGCAAATTCATGTCTGATGAAACCGTGCGTTTGATGATGGTACTAAAAATTAATAGCTTGTCTCGTGGCTATTCAGGTATTCGACTGAAGGTAATTAATGCTCTAATCGATCTAGTGAATGCACAAGTTTATCCTTGTGTTCCACAAAAAGGCTCAGTAGGTGCCTCTGGTGACCTTGCTCCACTAGCGCACATGAGTACAGTGCTATTGGGTGAAGGCCAAGCACGACACAACGGCAAGGTAGTCACCGGCTTAGAAGCAATGAAAATCGCAGGTCTAGAACCAATAACACTAGCACCTAAAGAAGGTTTAGCTCTGTTAAATGGTACTCAAGCGTCCACAGCATTCGCATTAGAAGGCCTATTCGCTGCGGAAGATTTGTTCGCGTCTGCAACGGTATGTGGTGCTATGTCTGTTGAAGCCGCACTAGGTAGCCGTCGTCCGTTTGACCCTAGAGTCCATCGTGTTCGTGGTCACCGTGGCCAAATGGATGCAGCTCTGGCTTACCGTCATATGCTTGATCAAAATAGCGAGATTGGCGAGTCACATACTAGCTGTGAAAAAGTTCAAGACCCGTACTCACTACGCTGTCAGCCCCAAGTTATGGGGGCATGTTTACAACAAATCCGTAACTCTGCGGAGACCCTAAATGTTGAAGCGAACTCTGTATCCGATAACCCACTGGTTTTTGCTGAAGATGGCGACATCATTTCAGGCGGCAACTTCCATGCAGAACCAGTCGCAATGGCTGCGGATAATCTCGCTCTTGCGATTGCAGAGATAGGTAGCCTTTCAGAGCGAAGAATGGCACTGCTTATCGATAGCGCATTAAGTAAACTGCCACCTTTCTTAGTTGATAATGGTGGTGTGAACTCAGGTTTCATGATTGCTCAAGTGACCTCTGCTGCGCTGGCAAGTGAAAACAAAACACTTGCACACCCAGCTTCAATCGACAGTTTACCGACTTCGGCAAACCAGGAAGATCACGTATCAATGGCAACATTTGCGGGACGTCGTCTTCGATACATGGCTGAAAACACACGTGGCATATTGGCAGTCGAATACTTGGCCGCTGCACAAGGTCTAGACTTCAGAGCGCCGAACCTATCATCACCTCGTGTAGAAGAAGCGAAACAAATCCTTCGAGAAAAAGTCAGCTTCTATGACAAAGACCGCTACTTTTCACCAGATATTGAACAAGCAAATCTATTATTAAAGTTGTCAGCACACAACCACCTAATGCCTGAAGGTATTCTGTGTAGCTTCTAG
- a CDS encoding DUF3581 domain-containing protein produces the protein MFLTPYFSTEDNEFQFTREQASHFAKKVAADFNPIHDEDNKRFCVPGDLLFAVLLQKEGISQKMRFDFSGMVGNGIALSIDKKCERESSLVDEKGKEYLHMSCEGEKSHDQAFIEHVVTNYVKFSGMNFPHIMVPLMEEQQMMINCQRPLVIYESMEVEFVRLDLTNPEVEFSGATFDVEGKRGIVTLNFDFKENGEVVGKGVKRMVASGLKPYDQASVDDLVNRFNERKEMFLAQFAAAA, from the coding sequence ATGTTTCTGACACCTTACTTTTCTACTGAAGACAATGAATTTCAATTCACTCGTGAACAAGCTAGCCACTTTGCAAAAAAAGTAGCTGCTGACTTCAACCCAATTCACGATGAAGACAATAAACGCTTTTGCGTACCTGGTGATCTTTTGTTTGCAGTACTTCTGCAAAAAGAAGGCATTAGCCAAAAAATGCGTTTTGATTTTTCAGGCATGGTTGGTAATGGTATTGCGCTAAGCATTGACAAAAAATGTGAAAGAGAAAGCTCATTAGTTGATGAAAAAGGCAAAGAATACCTCCACATGTCATGTGAAGGTGAAAAGAGTCACGATCAAGCATTCATCGAGCACGTGGTAACAAACTACGTTAAGTTTTCAGGCATGAACTTCCCGCACATCATGGTGCCTCTAATGGAAGAACAGCAAATGATGATCAACTGCCAACGCCCTCTTGTGATTTATGAGAGCATGGAAGTTGAATTTGTTCGCCTAGACCTAACCAACCCAGAAGTTGAGTTTTCTGGTGCGACTTTTGATGTTGAAGGCAAACGCGGCATCGTAACCCTGAACTTCGATTTCAAAGAAAACGGTGAAGTAGTAGGTAAAGGCGTAAAACGCATGGTAGCAAGTGGCCTTAAGCCATACGACCAAGCTTCTGTAGACGACCTAGTAAACCGCTTCAACGAGCGTAAAGAGATGTTTTTAGCTCAGTTCGCAGCCGCTGCTTAA
- a CDS encoding methyltransferase family protein, giving the protein MRFLELKVPPVALFILVFVASYFSAQHLSVGAIVLPYKIIVLVIGIALSGVVGLSGIWEFRKQKTTVNPIKVETASAVVDSGIFGYTRNPMYLGLFILLFCFGYFFQNIFSVLLSFGFVIYMNYFQIKPEERALEQLFGAEYVDYKQKVRRWV; this is encoded by the coding sequence ATGAGATTTCTAGAGTTGAAAGTCCCACCGGTTGCTCTATTTATACTAGTATTCGTCGCGTCTTATTTTAGTGCTCAGCACCTGAGTGTAGGGGCAATAGTATTGCCTTATAAGATCATTGTTCTGGTGATCGGAATTGCACTGAGTGGCGTGGTCGGATTATCCGGTATATGGGAATTTCGAAAACAGAAAACCACCGTTAACCCGATTAAAGTAGAAACCGCCTCTGCAGTAGTGGACAGCGGCATTTTCGGCTACACCCGAAACCCAATGTACTTAGGGCTATTCATCCTACTGTTTTGCTTTGGCTACTTCTTCCAGAATATCTTCAGTGTACTGCTTAGCTTTGGCTTCGTAATCTACATGAATTACTTCCAAATCAAACCCGAAGAGCGAGCACTAGAACAATTATTCGGCGCAGAATATGTTGATTACAAACAAAAGGTTAGGCGTTGGGTTTAG